A single genomic interval of Corallococcus exiguus harbors:
- the rho gene encoding transcription termination factor Rho has translation MSENSDNPETRNPPPPPAAARPPPPPEADDDGGDDEGDEGPDDGEASAGGAGQNGAPGAAGQGGRRRRRRRRRRGAQVHFTPEGQAYRMQAGPDGQQVQVFLTPQELEQYRQRQAQQQQQPPQGGGQPQGQESRPQDGGQPQPPPQRHEHPRHQQQPRGGGHAQGAPQQNLAPVEGVLDTESKGPNAFLRQVKRNLLASPDDPEMPKNLVQKLRLRQGQYLTAFAQMRGHKGVIQKVDTVDGRPLEGAPRLPHFADLTSVDPTERLKLENGHKEMVTRVLDLIAPIGKGQRALIVAPPKTGKTIMLQRIAQAVIQNHPECHVMVVLIDERPEEVTDMRRSIKAEVIASSSDRPTGDHLKVAELALERARRLVESGKDVVILLDSITRLARAYNKEVDSSGRTMTGGVDSRALERPKRIFGAARATEEAGSLTIIGTALIDTGSRMDEVIFEEFKGTGNSEVTLDRLLAEKRIFPAINIPQSGTRKEEKLFTLREYEKVKKLRQMLFSVKPVEAMEALVKRLGRYTYNDEFFDEM, from the coding sequence ATGAGCGAGAATTCCGACAACCCCGAGACCCGCAACCCGCCGCCCCCACCCGCGGCCGCCCGTCCTCCCCCGCCCCCCGAGGCGGACGATGACGGCGGTGACGACGAGGGCGACGAGGGCCCCGACGACGGTGAGGCCTCCGCGGGTGGCGCTGGCCAGAACGGCGCCCCCGGAGCCGCTGGCCAGGGCGGCCGCCGCCGCCGTCGCCGCCGCCGCCGTCGTGGCGCGCAGGTGCACTTCACCCCGGAAGGCCAAGCCTACCGCATGCAGGCGGGCCCGGACGGCCAGCAGGTGCAGGTCTTCCTGACGCCTCAGGAACTGGAGCAGTACCGCCAGCGCCAGGCGCAGCAGCAACAGCAGCCGCCCCAGGGCGGCGGCCAGCCGCAGGGCCAGGAGAGCCGCCCGCAGGACGGCGGCCAGCCGCAACCGCCACCGCAGCGGCACGAGCACCCGCGCCATCAGCAACAGCCGCGCGGCGGCGGGCACGCCCAGGGCGCGCCGCAGCAGAACCTGGCGCCCGTGGAGGGCGTGCTGGACACGGAGTCCAAGGGCCCCAACGCGTTCCTGCGTCAGGTGAAGCGCAACCTGCTGGCGTCGCCGGACGACCCGGAGATGCCGAAGAACCTGGTGCAGAAGCTGCGCCTGCGGCAGGGCCAGTACCTCACCGCGTTCGCGCAGATGCGCGGCCACAAGGGCGTCATCCAGAAGGTGGACACGGTGGACGGCCGCCCGCTGGAGGGCGCGCCCCGGCTGCCGCACTTCGCGGACCTCACCTCCGTGGACCCCACCGAGCGGCTGAAGCTGGAGAACGGCCACAAGGAGATGGTCACGCGCGTGTTGGACCTCATCGCGCCCATCGGCAAGGGTCAGCGCGCGCTCATCGTCGCCCCGCCCAAGACGGGCAAGACGATCATGCTCCAGCGCATCGCGCAGGCCGTCATCCAGAACCACCCGGAGTGCCACGTCATGGTGGTGCTCATCGACGAGCGCCCGGAAGAAGTGACGGACATGCGCCGGAGCATCAAGGCGGAGGTCATCGCCTCCAGCTCCGACCGGCCCACGGGTGACCACCTCAAGGTCGCGGAGCTCGCGCTGGAGCGCGCCCGCCGGCTGGTGGAATCCGGCAAGGACGTGGTCATCCTCCTGGACTCCATCACCCGCCTGGCGCGCGCCTACAACAAGGAAGTGGACAGCTCCGGCCGCACCATGACGGGCGGCGTGGACAGCCGCGCCCTGGAGCGCCCCAAGCGCATCTTCGGCGCCGCGCGCGCCACGGAGGAGGCGGGCTCGCTCACCATCATCGGCACGGCGCTCATCGACACCGGCAGCCGCATGGACGAGGTGATTTTCGAGGAGTTCAAGGGCACGGGTAACTCCGAGGTCACCCTGGACCGCCTGCTCGCGGAGAAGCGCATCTTCCCGGCCATCAACATCCCCCAGTCCGGCACGCGCAAGGAGGAGAAGCTCTTCACCCTGCGCGAATACGAGAAGGTGAAGAAGCTGCGGCAGATGCTCTTCTCCGTGAAGCCGGTGGAGGCCATGGAGGCGCTCGTCAAACGCCTGGGCCGGTACACCTACAACGACGAGTTCTTCGACGAG